From a single Lactococcus allomyrinae genomic region:
- a CDS encoding polyprenyl synthetase family protein, with protein MNTKIEKLEHILTAFYQEKQIPAHLSAATVYSLMAGGKRIRPLLFLELLEGFDVELTPTHYLVAASLEMIHTGSLIHDDLPAMDNDDYRRGKLTNHKQFDEATAILAGDSLFFDPFYVLSNADLPVEKLVKLIQELSFASGSFGMVAGQVLDMDGEGETLSLAQIEQIHRLKTGRLLTFPFVASGIIADKSEIDLEKLREAGEAVGLAFQIRDDILDVTASFEEIGKTPGKDILEEKSTYVALLGLDGAKNQLTEKLSVAKKLLTELGITDRSDIFKMIKQLEVK; from the coding sequence ATGAACACGAAGATTGAGAAGTTAGAGCATATTTTAACAGCATTTTATCAGGAAAAGCAGATTCCTGCGCATTTGTCGGCTGCAACCGTCTATTCGTTGATGGCGGGTGGCAAGCGGATTCGTCCTTTGTTATTTTTGGAATTACTTGAAGGCTTTGACGTTGAGCTGACTCCTACGCACTACCTTGTGGCGGCAAGTCTTGAGATGATTCACACGGGTTCTTTGATTCATGATGATTTGCCTGCGATGGACAATGATGATTACCGGCGTGGCAAGTTGACCAATCATAAGCAATTTGATGAAGCAACGGCGATTTTGGCTGGAGATAGTTTGTTTTTTGACCCGTTTTATGTGTTGTCAAATGCTGATTTGCCTGTGGAGAAACTCGTTAAACTGATACAGGAGTTAAGTTTTGCCTCTGGAAGTTTTGGCATGGTGGCTGGGCAGGTGTTGGATATGGACGGTGAGGGAGAAACGCTGAGTTTGGCTCAAATTGAGCAAATTCATCGCTTGAAAACAGGGCGTCTGCTGACGTTTCCCTTTGTGGCGAGCGGCATTATTGCTGACAAGTCAGAAATAGACCTTGAGAAACTGCGTGAGGCTGGTGAGGCAGTGGGACTGGCTTTTCAGATTCGTGATGATATTTTAGATGTGACCGCAAGTTTTGAGGAAATCGGCAAAACGCCTGGTAAAGATATCCTTGAAGAAAAATCAACTTATGTTGCACTTTTAGGGCTTGATGGTGCGAAAAATCAACTGACAGAAAAGCTGTCAGTAGCTAAAAAATTGTTGACAGAGCTTGGCATTACTGACAGAAGCGATATTTTTAAAATGATTAAGCAGTTGGAAGTGAAATAA
- a CDS encoding EamA family transporter has protein sequence MKKQNYLLGIFLCLVSTIFWGAQFPVMGAALKMIDPFYFTLLRYGLVAILFTIILFFVEGKKAFHTEGNGLKLWLLGTSAFAGFSFLVFYGQQIAGNSAQSLPQ, from the coding sequence TTGAAAAAACAAAATTATCTCTTAGGTATATTCCTTTGTCTTGTTTCCACGATTTTCTGGGGTGCACAATTTCCTGTGATGGGAGCTGCACTCAAAATGATTGATCCCTTCTATTTTACCCTGCTAAGATATGGCTTAGTTGCAATTCTGTTTACGATTATCCTTTTTTTCGTTGAGGGAAAGAAAGCTTTTCATACGGAAGGGAATGGCTTAAAGCTTTGGTTACTGGGGACGTCGGCTTTTGCGGGATTTTCATTTCTCGTTTTTTATGGGCAACAAATCGCTGGAAACTCTGCTCAATCATTGCCTCAGTGA
- a CDS encoding LysR family transcriptional regulator: MNFQNISIDTFKLFIEVATLGSLSKAAESLYIDQSSLSRQIKRLETEVGEALFIRSSKGMTLTVAGEKFFDFAQQLLENLAEFSKSEKEKVDLPHCRLGIYDSLASYTYPKFFIKALDHFQELLISNDTQKLISQYNSKDLDAIIVDSDLASHLSSDFVEHPLFTEPYSLVYSLANTEPLLKEKKMILGDDLIHFELLLYPTIYRAVLSNYSLNSALPTIHQIEFSSSAVSFVARTNLVTILPRSVADAQVNKNSDNLSLKPFDESFNRQISLFARSQDFVDLLLDSGLTEQ; the protein is encoded by the coding sequence ATGAACTTTCAAAATATCTCCATTGACACCTTTAAATTATTTATTGAAGTTGCAACTTTAGGTTCTCTAAGTAAGGCAGCGGAGTCACTCTATATTGACCAGTCTTCACTGAGTCGCCAAATTAAAAGGCTTGAAACAGAAGTCGGTGAAGCGTTATTTATCCGCTCAAGCAAAGGGATGACTTTAACAGTTGCTGGAGAAAAATTTTTTGACTTTGCCCAGCAGCTATTAGAAAATCTTGCTGAATTCTCAAAATCTGAGAAAGAGAAAGTTGATTTACCACATTGTCGGCTTGGAATTTATGATAGCCTTGCTTCTTATACTTATCCCAAATTCTTTATCAAAGCGCTTGATCACTTCCAAGAATTGTTGATCTCTAATGATACTCAGAAATTAATCAGCCAATATAACTCAAAAGATTTAGACGCCATCATCGTGGACTCCGATCTCGCCTCTCATTTATCCTCAGATTTCGTGGAACATCCTTTGTTTACTGAACCCTACTCCCTTGTTTATTCGTTAGCAAATACTGAACCCTTGCTGAAAGAGAAAAAAATGATTTTGGGAGATGATTTGATTCATTTTGAACTTCTGCTTTACCCTACGATATACAGAGCTGTGCTTTCAAATTATTCCCTAAATTCCGCACTCCCTACAATTCATCAGATTGAGTTTTCTAGCTCTGCCGTCAGCTTCGTTGCCAGAACAAATCTTGTCACGATTCTTCCAAGATCTGTCGCCGATGCCCAAGTCAACAAAAACTCCGACAATTTGAGCCTAAAACCATTCGATGAAAGTTTCAATCGGCAGATTTCTTTATTTGCCAGAAGTCAAGATTTTGTAGACTTACTTCTTGACTCAGGGCTTACTGAGCAATGA
- a CDS encoding glycerate kinase gives MKIVVAIDSFKGSATSAALNNAVKVGILSAFPASEVQTFEIADGGEGTISALQHGIGGALISVETVDLLERPIKASYLLADKLAVIEAAEVVGIDKITASAETIQQATTRGLAALFIDAKNRGATEIMLSLGGTGTSDGGLGLLQGLGGSFEHLPQLENIKITGLADVTNVYAGETGYARFFGKQKGGTPEILEQQDQEAQKVARQVKVQYGIDLQSIAGTGAAGGLGGAIAMLGGTIEAGFPKIARLLKIEQAVKTADLIITGEGRMDFQTANGKVPYGMAKIAEKYKVPTIAFCGALGDDLGGMNEVLLASYSIQRSALSLAEAMEKERTLENIQMLATNVMKTRYK, from the coding sequence ATGAAAATAGTAGTAGCAATCGACAGCTTCAAAGGCTCGGCGACTTCCGCAGCGCTGAATAATGCAGTGAAAGTAGGCATTTTGTCTGCTTTTCCAGCTAGTGAAGTCCAGACTTTTGAAATCGCAGATGGAGGCGAAGGTACGATTTCCGCGCTTCAGCACGGCATTGGTGGCGCGCTGATTAGCGTTGAAACCGTGGATTTGCTGGAGCGCCCTATCAAAGCAAGCTACTTGCTTGCAGACAAGCTCGCAGTCATCGAGGCCGCAGAAGTCGTTGGCATTGACAAAATCACGGCATCAGCCGAAACCATCCAGCAGGCGACCACACGCGGTTTAGCGGCTCTTTTCATTGACGCGAAAAATCGAGGTGCAACTGAAATCATGCTCAGTCTGGGCGGTACGGGCACATCAGACGGCGGTCTGGGCTTGTTGCAAGGGCTTGGCGGCTCATTTGAGCATTTACCCCAGCTTGAAAATATAAAAATCACGGGGTTGGCTGACGTGACGAACGTTTACGCAGGCGAGACAGGCTATGCTCGGTTTTTTGGCAAGCAAAAAGGCGGCACACCTGAGATTTTGGAGCAACAAGACCAAGAGGCTCAAAAAGTGGCAAGACAAGTCAAAGTGCAATACGGCATTGACCTGCAATCCATCGCAGGCACAGGCGCAGCAGGCGGACTCGGCGGCGCTATCGCAATGCTCGGCGGCACGATTGAAGCAGGATTTCCCAAAATCGCCAGACTCTTAAAAATTGAGCAAGCGGTCAAAACGGCTGACCTCATCATCACAGGCGAAGGGCGCATGGACTTTCAGACCGCAAACGGGAAAGTTCCCTACGGCATGGCAAAAATTGCTGAAAAATATAAGGTTCCAACCATTGCCTTTTGTGGCGCACTGGGCGATGATTTGGGCGGGATGAATGAAGTCTTGCTCGCATCATACTCCATTCAGCGCTCAGCATTGAGCTTAGCAGAAGCAATGGAAAAAGAGCGCACGCTGGAAAACATCCAAATGCTTGCGACCAATGTCATGAAAACGCGGTATAAATGA
- a CDS encoding glycoside hydrolase family 38 C-terminal domain-containing protein yields MKKRVHVVPHMHWDREWYFSTEESQILLVNNMDEIMEMLESNPDYPSYVLDGQTAVLEDYFEVKPENKARVRKLVQAGRLIVGPWVSQTDEMTTGAESITRNLLYGYKDCIELGQPMAIGYIPDSFGQTSQMPMILNQFDIQYSIFWRGVSERHGSDKTEFYWESDDGSRVLVQLFPLGYAIGKYLPTDPEALKERLDKYFKVLDKGATGLTELLPNGHDQMPIQQNIFEILEQLNEIYPDREFFLSRYENVFEEIEQHENLDTLHGEFIDGKYSRVHRSIFAQRQDLKAMNTRIENKLTNVLEPLMSMAFDLGFSYEHGLVEVIWKLLLKNHAHDSMGACCSDKVHREIKARYAEAEERCDRLIDFYKRKIVEATPDKAGFDKLGLFNFLPYAADRLVKTVVTTRWAGFELMDADGNAVSYNLQAVSELDPGLIDRQIVHYGNYEPFFRYEIELMRDLPAMGYEVLYVKEAARQDIFCQPADRIVTDDFELTGNPDGTVKITDRRSNRTYENVFSLDDTADDGDEYDFSPLADEVPISSLGQTQAAVKILEFENEFILTSNYEFTVPSALTESRQRTDSLSKLPVNLKLFVSKHSRIIKVELTVENTAKDHRLRLLVPTGIASSMSFASNQFGTIRRPVVDDALAYWEAEGWDERPDAIYPFLGHVGLEDDHHAVAMLTNSSREYEIVGQQFDTIAITVLRAVGVLGKEELYRRPGRPSGIKLPTSDSQMQGKLTLDLALTFANSAVEVAQAEKIYHAKVETYNQMPYHAMKLNKSKPVTACQYSMFSVKNHDLVLSTVKKAENTGEILARFYNLSSKSVKLELAGFDHYVLHSLKEVIRDRAFNGVVNPNQVITVRISEHHLTQKQRKELSSPS; encoded by the coding sequence ATGAAAAAACGTGTTCACGTCGTCCCACATATGCACTGGGACAGAGAATGGTATTTCTCAACGGAAGAAAGCCAGATTTTGCTGGTGAATAATATGGACGAAATCATGGAAATGCTGGAATCCAATCCTGATTATCCGAGCTATGTGCTGGACGGTCAGACGGCGGTTTTAGAGGATTATTTTGAGGTCAAGCCTGAAAATAAGGCGCGTGTGCGAAAGTTGGTGCAGGCTGGGCGCTTGATTGTTGGTCCTTGGGTGTCGCAGACCGACGAGATGACGACCGGTGCGGAGTCCATCACGCGCAACCTGCTCTACGGCTACAAAGATTGCATTGAGCTAGGGCAGCCGATGGCGATTGGCTACATTCCTGATTCTTTCGGGCAGACTTCGCAGATGCCGATGATTTTGAACCAATTTGACATTCAATATTCGATTTTTTGGCGCGGGGTTTCGGAGCGGCATGGCTCGGATAAGACCGAGTTTTACTGGGAATCTGACGATGGCTCGCGTGTTTTGGTACAGCTTTTTCCGCTGGGTTATGCGATTGGGAAATATTTGCCAACTGATCCAGAAGCCTTAAAAGAGCGACTGGATAAGTATTTTAAAGTGCTGGATAAGGGTGCAACGGGGCTGACGGAGCTGCTGCCGAACGGTCATGACCAAATGCCCATTCAGCAAAATATTTTCGAGATTTTGGAACAGCTCAATGAAATTTATCCTGACCGTGAATTTTTCCTGTCCCGCTATGAAAATGTCTTTGAAGAAATCGAGCAACATGAAAATCTGGATACGTTGCATGGCGAGTTTATTGACGGGAAATATTCGCGTGTGCATCGCTCGATTTTTGCCCAGCGGCAAGATTTGAAAGCGATGAATACGCGGATTGAAAATAAGCTGACGAATGTGCTTGAACCCTTGATGTCAATGGCTTTTGACCTTGGATTTTCTTATGAGCATGGCTTGGTCGAGGTCATTTGGAAGTTGCTCCTGAAAAATCATGCGCACGACTCGATGGGCGCGTGTTGCTCGGACAAGGTACACCGTGAAATCAAAGCGCGCTATGCGGAGGCTGAGGAGCGCTGCGACCGCTTGATTGACTTTTACAAGCGTAAAATCGTGGAGGCAACGCCTGACAAGGCAGGTTTTGACAAGCTGGGGCTGTTCAATTTCTTGCCTTATGCGGCGGACAGACTGGTCAAAACCGTTGTTACAACGCGCTGGGCGGGCTTTGAGCTGATGGATGCTGATGGAAACGCTGTCAGCTACAACTTACAGGCTGTCAGTGAGCTTGACCCTGGGCTGATTGACCGTCAAATCGTGCATTATGGCAATTATGAACCGTTTTTCAGATATGAAATCGAGCTGATGCGCGACTTGCCTGCGATGGGCTACGAAGTCCTTTATGTCAAGGAAGCTGCGCGGCAAGACATTTTCTGTCAGCCTGCTGACAGGATTGTGACGGACGATTTTGAACTGACGGGAAATCCGGACGGCACGGTCAAAATTACTGACAGGCGGTCAAATCGCACTTACGAAAATGTTTTCAGTCTGGACGACACCGCAGATGACGGCGACGAATACGACTTTTCACCGCTGGCTGATGAAGTTCCGATTTCGTCGCTTGGGCAAACGCAAGCTGCTGTCAAGATTTTGGAGTTTGAAAATGAATTTATTTTGACTTCAAATTATGAATTTACAGTTCCATCAGCGCTGACAGAAAGCCGTCAGCGGACTGACAGCCTGTCAAAACTTCCTGTCAACCTGAAACTCTTTGTCAGCAAGCACTCACGCATTATCAAAGTCGAATTAACCGTGGAAAATACGGCAAAAGACCACCGTTTGCGCCTTCTTGTACCGACTGGGATTGCGTCAAGCATGAGCTTTGCCAGCAACCAATTTGGCACGATTCGGCGGCCTGTGGTGGATGACGCGCTGGCTTATTGGGAGGCAGAGGGCTGGGACGAGCGGCCTGACGCGATTTATCCGTTCTTGGGACACGTTGGGCTGGAGGACGACCATCATGCCGTGGCCATGCTGACGAATTCGTCAAGAGAATACGAAATCGTCGGTCAGCAGTTTGACACAATCGCTATCACGGTCTTGCGTGCCGTCGGCGTGCTGGGCAAAGAAGAACTCTACCGCCGCCCAGGTCGCCCGTCAGGCATCAAATTGCCAACGTCAGACTCGCAAATGCAAGGCAAGCTCACGCTTGATTTGGCGCTGACCTTTGCAAATTCGGCGGTCGAAGTCGCACAAGCTGAAAAAATTTATCATGCTAAAGTCGAAACTTACAACCAAATGCCTTATCACGCCATGAAACTCAACAAAAGCAAGCCAGTCACAGCCTGTCAGTACTCGATGTTTAGCGTGAAAAATCATGATTTGGTCTTGTCAACGGTCAAAAAAGCCGAAAATACCGGCGAAATCTTGGCTAGATTTTACAATCTAAGCTCAAAATCTGTTAAACTGGAATTAGCAGGCTTTGACCACTACGTGCTTCATTCGCTCAAAGAAGTCATCCGCGACCGAGCATTTAACGGTGTGGTTAACCCAAATCAGGTGATTACAGTGAGGATTTCAGAGCATCACCTGACTCAAAAACAAAGAAAGGAATTGAGTTCGCCCTCCTAG
- the mngA gene encoding PTS 2-O-a-mannosyl-D-glycerate transporter subunit IIABC: MNLSTATSEHLIFLNQSFTTKEEIFEFVSQKFLQQGVVEKAADFKQALYDRESMGVTGFENGLAIPHGKSVTVKQAAFAVIRLKKPLIAAEYPSLNTESRVDTLFVLAIPETEAGSTHLDLLAELATRLGDSNYLEKIKTASNPFELLKILSTTDKKIIPASEENKGLILGITACAAGIAHTYMAAEAISKKAVELGYTAKVEKQGANGIEDRITPKDINHAVGIIFAHDVALKELERFKKLPKIDVKVAEPIKNADKVINDLLLKSENYTPSYDDEIENNDIEEKNFWTEVKDAVLTGISYIIPVIIAGGMIGAFAVMATQIFHLQNLMATPIAPAVNNFWLFTLKTLGGNMLSVLMVPILSAYMAYSIADKPGLAPGFAAGLAATAINSGFLGGMLGGLVAGFLMKWMKNHIKTKGIFKGFVTFWVYPVVGTLITAILMLFIIGQPVAWLNTALLDFLKSMQGTNALLLGAIIGAMVSFDLGGPVNKAAYAFCIGAMASGNFIPYAIFASVKMVSAFSLSAAMFIRKDIWTLEEREIGTQTWILGFAGITEGAIPVAMGDPIRVLGSFIAGSLVTGSIVASANIGLNVPGAGIFSLALLQGGSNIWTADLVWFGAAILGAAVSTILLIVTRQAKLRKVV; this comes from the coding sequence ATGAATTTATCAACGGCAACATCTGAACATTTGATTTTTCTCAATCAATCCTTCACTACAAAAGAAGAGATTTTTGAATTTGTTTCTCAAAAGTTTTTGCAGCAAGGTGTGGTTGAGAAAGCAGCAGACTTTAAACAGGCGTTATATGACCGTGAAAGTATGGGAGTAACAGGTTTTGAAAATGGTCTTGCTATTCCTCATGGAAAGTCAGTCACAGTGAAGCAAGCAGCTTTTGCAGTAATTAGATTGAAAAAACCATTAATAGCAGCAGAATATCCGTCATTGAATACAGAAAGTCGTGTGGATACACTTTTTGTACTTGCAATTCCAGAAACAGAAGCAGGAAGTACGCATCTAGACTTGCTTGCAGAACTCGCGACTCGACTGGGGGATAGTAATTATTTAGAAAAAATCAAGACAGCGTCAAATCCTTTTGAACTTCTAAAAATTCTCTCAACAACAGATAAAAAAATAATTCCAGCATCAGAAGAAAATAAAGGATTAATTCTTGGAATCACCGCTTGTGCAGCAGGTATCGCGCATACTTATATGGCAGCTGAAGCAATTTCCAAGAAAGCCGTAGAGCTTGGCTATACTGCTAAAGTCGAAAAGCAGGGAGCGAATGGGATTGAAGACCGCATCACGCCAAAAGATATTAACCATGCAGTTGGGATTATCTTCGCTCATGATGTGGCGCTCAAAGAATTAGAAAGATTCAAAAAACTACCTAAAATTGATGTCAAAGTCGCAGAACCTATAAAAAACGCAGATAAGGTTATCAATGACCTACTCTTAAAATCCGAGAACTATACTCCATCTTATGACGATGAGATTGAAAACAATGACATTGAAGAAAAGAATTTTTGGACAGAAGTTAAAGACGCGGTATTGACAGGGATTTCTTACATTATTCCTGTTATCATTGCAGGTGGGATGATTGGGGCGTTTGCTGTGATGGCAACACAGATTTTTCATTTACAAAATCTGATGGCAACCCCGATTGCGCCAGCAGTTAACAACTTCTGGTTATTTACACTTAAAACACTTGGCGGAAATATGCTTTCTGTCTTGATGGTACCTATCCTTTCGGCTTATATGGCTTATTCTATCGCAGATAAGCCGGGTCTTGCTCCTGGTTTTGCGGCTGGTCTTGCTGCGACTGCAATTAATTCGGGATTCCTTGGTGGGATGTTAGGTGGTCTTGTTGCAGGATTTTTGATGAAGTGGATGAAGAATCACATTAAAACAAAAGGAATTTTTAAAGGTTTTGTAACTTTTTGGGTCTATCCTGTGGTAGGTACTTTGATTACCGCGATTTTAATGCTTTTTATCATTGGTCAACCTGTTGCTTGGCTTAATACTGCACTCCTTGACTTTTTAAAATCAATGCAGGGAACAAATGCACTTTTGCTTGGCGCAATTATTGGCGCAATGGTTAGTTTTGACCTCGGTGGTCCTGTCAATAAAGCAGCTTACGCTTTCTGCATTGGGGCAATGGCTTCTGGTAACTTTATCCCTTATGCAATCTTTGCTTCTGTTAAAATGGTCTCTGCTTTCAGTTTATCTGCGGCAATGTTCATCAGAAAAGATATTTGGACACTAGAGGAGCGTGAGATTGGAACGCAAACTTGGATTTTAGGATTTGCTGGAATTACTGAAGGTGCAATTCCTGTTGCTATGGGAGATCCGATTCGGGTGTTAGGTTCATTTATTGCAGGTTCTTTGGTAACAGGAAGTATTGTTGCCTCGGCTAATATTGGCTTAAACGTTCCAGGAGCAGGCATTTTCTCTTTGGCATTGCTTCAGGGAGGTTCGAATATTTGGACAGCTGATTTAGTTTGGTTTGGCGCAGCGATTCTTGGTGCGGCTGTTTCTACAATTCTTTTGATTGTTACTCGTCAAGCGAAATTGCGTAAAGTTGTATAA
- a CDS encoding MurR/RpiR family transcriptional regulator, whose translation MTNFSETGYNKGDMNFESRTINFDYKLTELEDDLVDYILNHKEEVVEMKIVHLAQTIYTVPNTITRFCHKLGYKGFSELKAELRHEITDKKLPSNPQAVLLLKNIDLIDKVREAKVISAFQKAKAVNFYAVGQTGLVAKICVDNFYALDDKFLFYTYPNKLRHRMEHAEQEIFFFISLSGETDSVIDLATHAKKLGHIIISLTNLTDNRLSRLSDISLFCYTEKEIVDNYDVTDKTPILIVMHSLFQTFLK comes from the coding sequence TTGACTAATTTTAGTGAAACAGGTTACAATAAGGGAGATATGAATTTTGAAAGCCGTACCATAAATTTTGATTATAAATTAACAGAACTTGAAGATGACCTTGTAGATTATATTCTCAACCATAAAGAAGAAGTTGTTGAGATGAAAATAGTTCATCTAGCTCAAACGATTTACACCGTGCCAAATACAATCACGCGTTTTTGTCATAAACTAGGTTATAAGGGTTTTTCAGAGTTAAAAGCTGAGTTAAGACATGAAATAACAGATAAAAAACTGCCTTCTAATCCCCAAGCAGTACTTCTGTTAAAAAATATTGATTTGATAGATAAGGTGCGTGAAGCAAAAGTAATCTCGGCTTTCCAAAAAGCTAAAGCGGTCAATTTTTATGCGGTGGGTCAGACGGGACTTGTCGCAAAAATTTGTGTGGATAATTTCTACGCCTTAGATGATAAATTTTTGTTTTATACCTACCCAAATAAACTCAGGCATCGGATGGAGCACGCAGAGCAGGAAATTTTCTTTTTTATCAGCCTATCAGGAGAAACAGATTCTGTGATTGACCTAGCAACTCATGCCAAAAAATTAGGACATATCATCATCAGTTTGACTAATTTGACAGATAATCGCCTATCACGACTTTCAGATATTTCGCTTTTTTGTTATACAGAAAAAGAAATCGTTGATAACTATGATGTCACGGATAAAACACCAATATTGATTGTGATGCATAGTCTATTTCAGACTTTTTTGAAATAA
- a CDS encoding alpha-amylase family glycosyl hydrolase, which produces MNLQEKINQHLEKIYTAEDLLEAKQLFVSLLTKSKVHKNAAKPSEETAYLITYGDSFRDKDRAPLSVLREVVAEKLPDFTDIHILPMFPYTSDDGFSVVDYLAINPELGTWQDVENLAQERHLMFDFVCNHLSKSSDWFQQFLSDADEFKSAFISFDENFDSSKTTRPRTSPLFTEIDGKKVWTTFSADQVDTNAHDPKMLARLTEVLLEYVARGASSIRLDAIGFLWKQSGTTSMHLPQTHEVIKLWRTLLDALAPNVQIITETNVPHADNISYFGNGTDEANMVYQFPLPPLVLHSFISGNSSALTHWAKTIKPVSDSATYFNFLASHDGIGLRPTEGILTDEERERIAQQVLDNGGKVSYKNNPDGSQSPYELNINYLSALGSAEKLLAAHAILLSFLGVPAIYYHSIFGSRNDLKAVQETGIARRINREKLDKTRLYAELESNLERKQIYEKLSQLLKFRKNEVAFNPYGNQKILDFGERVFALKREYGKKTLLSIINISDEIVTLSFSGLDIITQTVFSGTLNPYQYVWISLD; this is translated from the coding sequence TTGAACTTACAAGAAAAAATCAACCAACATTTAGAAAAAATCTACACCGCCGAGGATTTGCTAGAGGCAAAACAACTTTTTGTCAGCCTGCTGACGAAATCAAAAGTTCATAAAAATGCAGCGAAACCCAGTGAAGAAACCGCTTACCTCATCACTTACGGCGACAGTTTCCGCGACAAAGACCGCGCGCCACTTTCGGTGCTGCGTGAAGTCGTCGCGGAGAAATTGCCCGATTTCACGGACATTCACATCCTGCCGATGTTCCCCTACACCAGCGATGACGGCTTTTCAGTCGTCGATTATCTGGCGATTAATCCTGAGCTGGGCACTTGGCAAGATGTCGAAAATCTCGCGCAGGAGCGCCATTTGATGTTTGACTTTGTCTGCAATCATCTGTCCAAATCATCAGATTGGTTTCAGCAATTTTTGTCAGACGCTGACGAATTTAAAAGCGCTTTCATCAGTTTTGACGAAAACTTTGACAGCTCCAAAACCACGCGACCACGCACTAGCCCATTATTTACAGAAATTGACGGCAAAAAAGTTTGGACGACCTTTTCCGCTGACCAAGTCGATACCAATGCGCACGACCCAAAAATGCTGGCACGACTGACCGAAGTCCTGCTTGAATATGTCGCGCGCGGCGCAAGTTCCATCCGTTTGGACGCCATCGGCTTTCTCTGGAAACAATCCGGCACGACCTCGATGCACCTGCCGCAAACCCACGAAGTCATCAAGCTCTGGCGGACGCTCCTTGACGCGCTCGCACCAAATGTCCAAATCATCACCGAAACCAACGTGCCGCACGCGGACAACATCAGCTATTTCGGCAACGGTACGGACGAGGCAAACATGGTCTATCAGTTCCCCTTGCCGCCGCTGGTTTTGCACAGCTTCATTTCAGGAAATTCGTCAGCACTGACCCACTGGGCGAAAACCATCAAACCTGTCTCAGACAGCGCCACTTATTTTAACTTTCTCGCCAGTCATGACGGTATCGGCTTGCGTCCCACAGAAGGCATTTTAACAGACGAAGAGCGAGAACGTATTGCCCAACAGGTGTTAGACAATGGCGGCAAAGTCAGCTACAAAAACAATCCTGACGGCAGCCAGTCGCCCTATGAGCTAAATATCAACTATCTGTCAGCGCTTGGCTCAGCCGAAAAGCTACTTGCTGCCCATGCGATTTTGCTCAGCTTTCTCGGCGTTCCTGCCATTTATTATCACTCTATTTTCGGCTCAAGAAATGACCTAAAAGCTGTCCAAGAAACAGGAATAGCAAGACGAATCAACCGTGAAAAACTAGATAAAACCAGGCTTTATGCCGAACTTGAAAGCAATCTAGAGAGAAAACAAATTTACGAAAAACTCTCGCAGCTTCTCAAATTCAGGAAAAACGAAGTCGCTTTCAATCCTTATGGCAATCAAAAAATATTGGATTTTGGAGAACGAGTTTTTGCATTGAAGCGCGAATATGGTAAAAAAACCTTGCTTTCAATCATCAATATCAGTGACGAAATTGTTACACTTTCGTTCTCAGGACTTGATATTATCACACAAACTGTATTCTCGGGAACGCTAAACCCTTATCAGTATGTCTGGATAAGCCTTGACTAA